CTCGCTGCACTCGTAACTGTCCGACATCCGAGCGATCTCGCTTCTTATTTCAGACCCATCGGATGAAGTCCTGTCCTCATCGTCGGTAATAACCTCACCTTCAGTGTCTACGACCCTGAAAAATCAGTGTTTATTCACCTACTGTTGTACAAACTACTTACAAATTCGCATTgcattttatttacacaatcgCTCTGCGCAATGATGCTATTAATTAAGATAGATACTTAAAAATTATACCTCATTTCGATCTGACTGagcttttgtttaattttagcCTGTTCTTCTCCAATGTCAGTCAACAAGCCCTCTAGTCGGTTATTGAGTATTTCCACTGTAGTCTCCAGTTGGCTGACAGTTTCCTCTAGGCTCAATTGAGTATTTTGCGCTTTTTGGAAAACTTGCTCGTCAAGTAGACCATCCTAAAAATAATCGATTAGTAGAATACCTGTTTAAACGTTTATATATACCTTACTAAAATGTACCttactatacatttttttttgaaagaaaTTACCTTGCGTAAAAGTTGACATCCACGTTCAGTTAAGGTAGTTCGAGCATCGGGGTAGTCAGCCAAGGCTTCCCAAAGATCTCTTTTACCCAAACAAAACAGGTCGGAATAACCCAGTGCTCGTACATTGGCGGTCCTACGATTGCCGGTGCGATTGCCCACGATGTCCAAAACGCTGACTTCTCCAAACACAGATCCGGCACTCAAAACGGCAAGCACAGTTTTACCATCATCTGCCACTACCTGTAGACGGCCCCGTTTAACAATGTACATCTCTTTTCCAACATCTCCTTTGCGGCAAATGTAATCTCCTGGGCTAAAGACCTGAAGTCGTAGCTTTAACACAAGTGCTTCAAGAAGACCGGGCTCGCAATCTTGAAATATTTGCACTTTCCGCAGAGTCTCCAAGTGAACGCGTATAGCAATTTCGGCTTTAAGTTTATCAGGTAATGAAGACAGGACGTTCTCTTCGTCCAGCGCGCCGCTCTGAGCCCAGGTGTACGCAAACCATCTGATAACTCTCGCCTCGAGTTCCCCGCTCACTTTTCTGAATGCCATGTACTGTTTCACACCGtccattttattttgaaattcgaCGCGAGCCACGTTCATGTTCGATATCATTGAGCCGATGTTACCTACGATTGTAGCAAAAATGAGGACGCCGGCAAGGAAGTCCGCCACAACAAATAAGTATTCTGGATCGATTTCGGGCTGGGGCGTTTCTCCTATGGTAGTGAGTGTTAGGGTCGACCAATAAAAACTGTAAATGTATTGATGAGCCAACGTTTCGTTTCGTCCACCTGTAATGTTGTATACCCAATTGTCGGTCCCAAATCCAATTGCATAGCTTATCGCGAAATAAAGGCATGCATTCCAGTGAATGAGAACTAGAATGGCCATCACGACCTGAAAAAGGAATGTCAATAAGTTATCGTATAAACTAATGTGGAGTTCAATAGAAAtggtaaataatgtaaacaaaccaatttACCTTCATTACGTCATAAGAACAAGCATGATCTTCATCTGATGTATATCAGTACATATCATTTATATACATTTCAAAAATTTCCTTTGTTCATACAATCACAATACAATATTCATATAaccataaatatattatgttaattcttattattacagTGAAAACAAACTTCGTAAAAAATTTACGTCATGACTCAAATGCTAATAAAACCTATTTAAATCGCAATTTCTATTGAATTCCACCTTACCCAATTAGTTATTAAATTGGAAATACTTGTGTTATTTTGGTACTGACCTTGCAGATTCTGAAAGCGTTTGGGTAGCTGGTGGCGGTCTCGGTGCGGTCGAACCACTCCCACATTCGAGGAAGGCGAAACAGTCGATTCATTCGCACAATAACAGGGCACGGTAAACGGTCCTAGAACGCAAACAATATTGACATTTGTAACTGTAACAACAATGTTAAATAACGTGCACTGCCATGGTTTTTGCTGTCTTTATTTAGATGTATTTTGCGCCAAAAAAACATTAAAGATATATACATGTTTTTGTTAGGTACCTGGTATTTAGAAATCGAGGGCAGTTTTATGTGTATTggtagattttttattaaaaaacatgtCATTAAAAACACAATGGAAACAGCGGAATAAAAAACGAATACTAGGTACTCGTTATTCTAAATAATCAAAACTAATATTTTCCAAATCctaatataaacattttttttaaattctaaatACGCTCTGAGGGTACTGGGTACTTTCATAATTGAACCTggtaggtactaacatagtcaCAGCTCTGAGGTTTCCACCAGTAGTAGGCAATGTCCGTGGGCAGCAAAGATATTAGGTCATATCGCCAAGAGTCTGACTTGAGATAATGCTTCCTAAGTCTCGTGGCTTCCTTTACCATAAGACCGTGTTCAAGATACCCTGAAACAACATTTCATAGTGTTTAGGCCAGGTGGTGGGATGCCtttagaaataaaggaaaaggtACCTATGGGaggctatgttttttttttcatcaagtATAGCCTCTTAGGTCAGACATACTCGTAAATTCTGTCCTTGCTTTACtctcatttttcattttataggtAATTCTGTATTTTATATGGGAGCTTGCCTgaaacaaaatcaattttattgttttactttttatttacgtaacattatattttcgtaaatacACCCACTCCTCAAGCGAATCAATGAATACAAAGTAGATACCTCACAGGATCTGAAAGGCACACTAtacaaatataacaataaaagaTACATATTCCCGAAAAACTACAAATATCCCGTTTTTTATCTAGTGTATAAGGTAAACTTCCGAATGCTCATCACTGTCCTAGTACATgtcagttttaaatttattccatTAGCAATCATAGAGGTGGAGCCGGGTGTTAACTATTAAGCATCAGCGTGTCAACCATAGAGACGTTTCCCTACTAAAATAATGCATTGCGTATTTATAGTCTTCTTAGTGTAAATTGCAAGTATGCAGCAACTTTTAAAGATTCCCAAGACGAATCGCCTAAGAAACATCCGAAAAGCCAATCGAACACAAGTCGCCAGTGCCACACGAACGCAATGCAAAATGTACGGAAAAAGCAACAACGCTCGGTCAAATATTTATCCACGTGTTAGCTAAATTTGATGACGTAAGGCGCGGTCGGTGTCGAATTTGTTGGTTTGTGAACTCGAGTCTTGGAGAGCTGTAACTTTAGTAGTTTTGGGCAAATGTTGATGTGGGCCGATATTGCGATTATGCCTTGGAAGTAATactaaagttattttataacaaGCAAAACTCTGTTAGCAAAAATTATAGTTTGATTTTCCAATTTCTGTCCCAATAGTCCTGCCATTGACCCAATtttgtaattatgtatttaaagaGCACCTAGTTCTGCTGGTTCTGGCATATAAAAACAAGGTTTAATCGAGGGAACCGTTGGATTAGGATGAGGGCAACAATTTGTACACTTTCTTGGGTGGGCATTTGTCCAGCAGTGGTATaaagagcccggtaacgattttggagcaaaactgtaaaattgatatttagtcgttgaaattatatgtacctacacgttttgttacgtaatatctaaataacaagtattggtttctattagcatgtcttctaatccttttaataattaggtCACGAgtgtgcgtcaccggtaatatatgaagagtggggcagtttttaaaaattcttaaaaaaattatggtggtaaattatacaaattgatgtataagaacagtttcagaAAATGTTGTACATTGTTTTAGTATCAAAATtgagttgaaattaagtcgattttcggagaaattgtcacaaTTTGTTTTgcagtaatttctggagaaaattgatttcgtctaactttcatttacactacttcagtcataacaataaaaatgtagtcagtaaaaggtggagtacaggatatgtgtaatacaaaattaccattttaagCCGTCCaaactacgaaatttacaaataagagcgcagtatcagtgctttacgcgcgtttacctaaacgtccatcagaaaaaaaaaacattactaatttagtgagtctgtttccAAAAAAATCATCTATAAAACagcaagatgagaagacatGCCAAtggaaaccagtacttgtttttTCTATTACGTTTCAAAAGATGTACAATTtcagcgactaaatctatcaattttacatttttgggactaaaatcgataacggtcTCATAATGACGATAATACAAACAGTGATAGCGGTTTGCGAAAAAACGCTGCAAATGGTAttaaagctatgaaaatcggcacgagtccatataaatcaatttgacccgaagcatcaaaaaaattaataaaaggagttatgacgtcatctttttttttgtatggacaaaaatatatttttgttcagaaacctatcgtgtgtagtataaaatgaaagggcattctgagccggttctaaaaatatatcacatcagtACATATCAGTCACGTAAAAcacgttaaaataaaaataattttcaaacataccaagtttggtcTCCGTGAGATACGATACAGttgcattattttttgtaaaatataccaaaaataatacataatatccTCATATTTAATCccaaaaaagtatatttgaaaataatttcatttttttttaatttttcaagatattgaaaaatttatacacaagaaatattaaaaaaaacactaaatgaaattattttcaaaattgctttcttggggttaaatatgaaaatactacgtatcatttgtagcacattgtacaaaaataatctgTTAGGTATATCGTATCggaaggagcccaaacttgatattttgtgtgaaaaactaaacaaactataccaactgatgaaatcGCGCAATTAAAGGATTATATGGTTATTACGTATAATTTGCGTGTATCTGCAGTAGTTCtataaaggagcccactgactatcagtccgccggacgatatcggcctcagttgttcggaactgtcaaatttttgttctaactgacaggccgatatcgtccggcggactgatagtcagtgggccccttaagtctcgtaaaatatgtactgaagtagaactgtgttactttgtaatattgaaaaaaaaaatgaaattattttctaaattgctttcttggggttagatatgagggtaTCACGTACCACacaataccacacacgataggtttctgaacagaaaatatatttttttccatacaaaaaaagatgacgtcataaatcCTCtcctttttataaaattttctgGTACTTCGGttcaaattgatttatatggactaaagatcaatcgtgccgattttcatagctttaacaccacttgcagcattttactgaatttcgggGTGAACCGCCAGGACTAAAACACAATACgcttaaatgaaaaataagtaGTTAGTTAATGAAAAGTAAGTATTGactaataaaatacctatattctattatgttgaaaataaaaaaagaattaatgtcatgtattaagaggccggtgtcgattttagtcgcaaaaatgttaaattgatagatttagtcggtgaaattgtacaccttttgttacctaattgaaataacaagtactggtttctattagcgcatcttcttatcttaccttttatcagatcaatttgttgaaaacagactcactaaattagtaatgtttgcttttctgatggacgtttaggtaaacgcgcgtaaagcactgattttgtcgctcttatttgtgaatttcgtaaagtttggacggctaaacatggtaattttgtattacacatatcctgtacttgacgtttatcagactacatttttattattatgactttgaagtagtgtaaatgaaagttagacgaaatcaattttctccagaaattacttcaaaacaagtgacaatttctctgaaaatcgacttaatttcaacgtaattttgatacttaaacaatctacaacatttgttgaaactattcttatacatcaatttgtataatttaccaccatacatttttgatgaatttttaaaaactgccccttcttttcatatattaccggtgacggacgcttgcgacctcattattaaaaggcaaaatgagaagacgtgctaatagaaaccaatacttgttatttagatattacgtaacaaaacgtgtataatttcaacgactaaatctaacaatttaaaatttttgctccaaaatcgactacggcctcttaaaaaaTGGAAGGCGACATTGTGTGTAAGTGCTACTATAACCGCCATTGTTTCATAAGAATTTCAAGTTTGTGGTGATAATTTAACGCCCTGTTGTCTGTTGCTTGCCAAAACGGGTCAGTTATCCTCGGTCGGACTCTGATTTAAAGCAAAAGTAAGTATAAACCTGCTATTAGAGTGGGTGTGGACTTGTTAAGAGCACCTTAGAACCTTTCGCACTAGTCCTAGAGTAAGTTACATATTCGCAGAGCACAATCGCGATGCttataaaaagaaaatgaacgtctgtttttttttataaatggagGGCCG
The Cydia strobilella chromosome Z, ilCydStro3.1, whole genome shotgun sequence genome window above contains:
- the LOC134754691 gene encoding cyclic nucleotide-gated cation channel subunit A-like, whose product is MCSAYSANSDKVLLVGLEGVGDTQRLSWFRSALARITRAIRRRLSRDDPATPPDLFLDKYAATEFHDPQEPMYEAKRSKILCGLKLVFDPTQPGHYHWLAVVSLAILYNVVFVIGRAVFWELDTITVVWFVLDYICDAIYLVDTVVHVHEGYLEHGLMVKEATRLRKHYLKSDSWRYDLISLLPTDIAYYWWKPQSCDYDRLPCPVIVRMNRLFRLPRMWEWFDRTETATSYPNAFRICKVVMAILVLIHWNACLYFAISYAIGFGTDNWVYNITGGRNETLAHQYIYSFYWSTLTLTTIGETPQPEIDPEYLFVVADFLAGVLIFATIVGNIGSMISNMNVARVEFQNKMDGVKQYMAFRKVSGELEARVIRWFAYTWAQSGALDEENVLSSLPDKLKAEIAIRVHLETLRKVQIFQDCEPGLLEALVLKLRLQVFSPGDYICRKGDVGKEMYIVKRGRLQVVADDGKTVLAVLSAGSVFGEVSVLDIVGNRTGNRRTANVRALGYSDLFCLGKRDLWEALADYPDARTTLTERGCQLLRKDGLLDEQVFQKAQNTQLSLEETVSQLETTVEILNNRLEGLLTDIGEEQAKIKQKLSQIEMRVVDTEGEVITDDEDRTSSDGSEIRSEIARMSDSYECSELALSMSPSTSPVFLENPIAGRERGHSLCVERTPSLSHLAAQPRSKSLRIKKPPKDYSH